The following coding sequences are from one Pelmatolapia mariae isolate MD_Pm_ZW linkage group LG4, Pm_UMD_F_2, whole genome shotgun sequence window:
- the taok2a gene encoding serine/threonine-protein kinase TAO2 isoform X1, with protein MPSNARAGNLKDPEVADLFCKDDPEKLFTDLREIGHGSFGAVYFARDVRNNEVVAIKKMSYSGKQTNEKWQDIIKEVKFLQKLRHPNTIEYLGCYLKEHTAWLVMEYCLGSASDLLEVHKKPLQEVEIAAITHGALQGLAYLHSHNMIHRDVKAGNILLTEPGQVKLGDFGSASIVSPANSFVGTPYWMAPEVILAMDEGQYDGKVDVWSLGITCIELAERKPPLFNMNAMSALYHIAQNESPVLQSNHWSDSFRSFVDSCLQKIPQDRPTSDVLLNHRFLCHERPLTVVMDLIARTKDAVRELDNLQYRKMKKILFQETQQNGPVTEGGEEEEEVEPYLLQTGTVNSMESSQSVPSMSISASSQSSSVNSLADASDDSSNEMAMMQEGEHTVTSNSSIIHRPTGQDNIYDDPYQPEMDQPQAPSAGRRRAFYRNRDHFATIRTASLVTRQIQEHEQGSALREQMSGYKRMRRQHQKQLMSLENKLKAEMDEHQLKLDKELENQRNTFSTEADKLAKKHQAILEKETKAALTEEKKFQQHILGQQKKELTSLLDSQKRQYRQRKEQLKEELSENQSTPKREKQEWLVRQKECLQQMQAEEEASLLRRQRQYYELQCRQYKRKMLLARHNLEQDLLREELNKKQTQKDLECAMLLRHHESTQELEFRQLGTMQRTRAELIRTQHQTELTNQMEYNKRREQELRQKHAMEVRQQPKSLKSKELQVKRQFQETCKIQTRQYKALRNHLLESTPKSDHKAVLKRLKEEQTRKLAILAEQYDHSINEMLSSQAVSKARKPPCTCTPDNHPHLKPRTPDNLPHFSTCTPENLHLRTRGLYYKAGFGLIQLRLDETQEAEYQVLRMQLQQELELLNAYQSKIKIHTDTQHEREVKDLEQRVSIRRALLEQRIEEEMLTLQNERSERIRTLLERQAHEIEAFDSESMRLGFSNMALTGIPAEAFNQGYPTPSPSSGSGGWPSRPVPRSGSHWSHSVQNSVTTPSWRSQNHGGGGFSRAESIASSHVLGRDGEMSKSRGHSSSHHQQHYLPQHYQHHQSTPQLYRDAHERDSRERERSREWVGGGGHYAHHSQGHHLSSHASSQSLALLPPPPPPPPIALSTSSPPSSTSSSSSSQGGYGGGGLSVRGPSLMALRNSPQPLRRTASGGPGGGGSDGGLTRSTSVTSHISNGSHLSYS; from the exons ATGCCCTCGAATGCGCGGGCGGGCAATCTGAAGGACCCCGAGGTGGCTGATCTGTTCTGCAAAGATGACCCGGAGAAGCTGTTCACCGACCTCCGGGAGATTGGCCACGGGAGCTTTGGAGCGGTGTACTTT GCCCGAGATGTGCGCAACAATGAAGTGGTGGCCATCAAAAAGATGTCGTACAGCGGCAAGCAGACCAACGAG AAATGGCAGGACATCATCAAAGAGGTGAAGTTCCTGCAGAAGCTTCGCCACCCCAACACCATCGAGTACCTGGGCTGCTACCTGAAGGAGCACACGGCATGG CTGGTGATGGAGTATTGCCTCGGCTCGGCCTCAGACCTCCTTGAAG TTCACAAAAAGCCACTCCAGGAAGTAGAAATAGCTGCTATTACCCACGGTGCACTGCAGGGGTTGGCATATCTTCACTCTCACAATATGATTCACAG GGACGTGAAGGcaggaaacatcctgctgacGGAGCCGGGTCAGGTCAAACTGGGGGACTTTGGCTCCGCCTCCATCGTGTCTCCGGCCAACTCCTTTGTGGGGACGCCATACTG GATGGCTCCGGAGGTGATCTTGGCCATGGACGAGGGCCAGTACGACGGGAAGGTGGACGTCTGGTCCCTGGGCATCACCTGCATAGAGCTGG CGGAGAGGAAACCCCCCCTGTTCAACATGAATGCTATGAGTGCCTTATACCACATCGCTCAGAATGAAAGCCCCGTCCTGCAGTCCAATCACTG gtcCGATTCCTTCCGCAGTTTTGTCGACTCTTGCCTACAGAAGATTCCCCAGGACCGGCCTACCTCGGACGTGCTTCTCAAT CATCGCTTCTTATGCCACGAGCGCCCGCTGACTGTCGTCATGGACCTGATCGCACGCACCAAGGACGCAGTGAGGGAGCTCGACAACCTGCAGTACCGCAAGATGAAGAAGATCCTGTTCCAGGAAACCCAACAGAACGGCCCCGTCACCGAGGgaggcgaggaggaggag gagGTGGAGCCGTACCTGCTGCAGACGGGCACCGTTAACAGCATGGAGAGCTCCCAGTCTGTTCCCAGTATGTCCATCTCAGCCAGCTCTCAGAGCAGCTCGGTCAACAGCCTCGCCGACGCCTCCGACGACAGCAGCAACGAGATGGCCATGATGCAGGAGGGCGAGCACACGGTCACCTCCAACAGCTCCATCATCCACCGACCCACG ggtCAGGACAACATCTACGATGACCCGTACCAGCCAGAGATGGATCAGCCTCAGGCTCCTTCAGCTGGACGCCGGCGAGCCTTCTATCGAAACCGTGACCACTTTGCCACCATCCGCACGGCCTCTTTG GTGACCCGTCAGATCCAGGAACACGAGCAGGGCTCGGCGCTGCGTGAGCAGATGTCCGGCTACAAGCGCATGAGGCGGCAGCACCAAAAGCAGCTGATGAGCCTGGAAAACAAGCTGAAAGCGGAGATGGACGAGCATCAGCTGAAGCTGGACAAAGAGCTGGAGAACCAGAGGAACACGTTCTCCACAGAGGCCGACAAGCTGGCCAAGAAGCACCAGGCCATCCTGGAGAAGGAG ACGAAAGCTGCTCTGACGGAGGAGAAGAAGTTCCAGCAGCACATCCTGGGCCAGCAGAAGAAGGAACTCACCAGTTTACTGGACTCACAGAAACGCCAGTACCGCCAGCgcaaggagcagctgaaagag GAGCTGAGCGAGAACCAGTCGACTCCGAAGCGAGAGAAGCAGGAGTGGCTGGTCCGTCAGAAGGAGTGTCTGCAGCAGATGCAGGCGGAGGAGGAGGCCAGCCTGCTGCGGCGCCAGCGGCAGTACTACGAGCTGCAGTGCCGCCAGTACAAGAGGAAGATGCTGCTGGCTCGCCACAACCTGGAGCAGGACCTGCTCAGAGAG GAGCTGAATAAGAAGCAGACCCAGAAGGACCTGGAGTGCGCCATGCTGCTGCGGCACCACGAGTCCACCCAGGAGCTCGAGTTCAGGCAGCTGGGCACGATGCAGCGCACCCGGGCCGAGCTGATCCGAACGCAGCACCAGACCgagctgaccaatcagatggAGTACAACAAGCGGCGTGAGCAGGAGCTTCGGCAGAAGCACGCCATGGAGGTCCGGCAGCAGCCCAAGAGTCTCAAG tccaaaGAGCTGCAGGTCAAGCGTCAGTTCCAGGAGACCTGCAAGATCCAGACCCGTCAGTACAAAGCTCTGAGGAACCACCTGCTGGAGAGCACTCCAAAGTCCGACCACAAGGCCGTCCTCAAACGCCTCAAAGAGGAGCAAACACGTAAGCTGGCCATCCTGGCCGAGCAGTACGACCACTCCATCAACGAAATGCTGTCCTCTCAGGCTGTGAGTAAGGCAAGGAAACCTCCGTGCACCTGCACACCTGACAACCACCCACACCTGAAACCCCGCACACCTGACAACCTCCCACACTTCAGCACCTGCACACCTGAAAACCTGCACCTTAGAACCAGAGGCCTGTACTACAAGGCAGGATTTGGGCTTATCCAG CTGCGGCTGGATGAGACGCAGGAGGCCGAGTATCAGGTCCTCCGCatgcagctgcagcaggagcTCGAGCTGCTGAACGCCTACCAGAGCAAGATCAAGATCCACACGGACACGCAGCACGAGCGCGAGGTGAAGGACCTGGAGCAGAGGGTGTCGATCCGCCGGGCGCTGCTGGAGCAGAGG ATCGAGGAGGAGATGCTGACTCTGCAGAACGAGCGCTCCGAGCGAATCCGGACGCTGCTCGAGCGCCAGGCTCACGAGATTGAGGCCTTCGACTCGGAGAGCATGCGTCTGGGCTTCAGCAACATGGCGCTGACCGGCATCCCGGCAGAGGCCTTCAACCAGGGCTACCCGACCCCCAGCCCGTCCTCGGGCTCCGGCGGCTGGCCGTCGCGGCCCGTACCGCGCTCCGGCAGCCATTGGAGCCACAGCGTGCAGAACTCTGTGACGACTCCATCCTGGCGCAGCCAGAATCACGGCGGTGGAGGCTTCAGCCGTGCCGAGTCCATCGCCTCGTCCCACGTCCTTGGCAGGGATGGCGAGATGAGCAAGAGCCGGGGCCACTCCTCCTCCCATCACCAGCAGCACTACCTCCCCCAGCACTATCAACACCACCAGAGCACGCCGCAGCTCTACCGCGATGCCCACGAGCGCGACTCCAGGGAGCGGGAGCGCTCCAGGGAGTGGGTGGGAGGAGGTGGCCACTACGCCCATCACTCCCAGGGCCACCACCTCTCCTCCCACGCCTCCTCGCAGTCCCTGGCCCTCCTGCCTCCGCCACCTCCGCCTCCTCCCATCGccctctccacctcctcccctccctcctccacctcctcctcctcttcctcacaggGCGGCTACGGCGGCGGCGGTCTGAGTGTCAGGGGCCCCAGCCTGATGGCGCTCAGGAACAGCCCTCAGCCGCTGAGGCGGACAGCCTCCGGAGGGCCAGGCGGCGGGGGGAGCGACGGCGGGTTGACCCGGAGCACATCGGTCACCTCGCACATCTCCAACGGCTCTCACCTCTCCTACTCGTGA
- the taok2a gene encoding serine/threonine-protein kinase TAO2 isoform X2 produces MPSNARAGNLKDPEVADLFCKDDPEKLFTDLREIGHGSFGAVYFARDVRNNEVVAIKKMSYSGKQTNEKWQDIIKEVKFLQKLRHPNTIEYLGCYLKEHTAWLVMEYCLGSASDLLEVHKKPLQEVEIAAITHGALQGLAYLHSHNMIHRDVKAGNILLTEPGQVKLGDFGSASIVSPANSFVGTPYWMAPEVILAMDEGQYDGKVDVWSLGITCIELAERKPPLFNMNAMSALYHIAQNESPVLQSNHWSDSFRSFVDSCLQKIPQDRPTSDVLLNHRFLCHERPLTVVMDLIARTKDAVRELDNLQYRKMKKILFQETQQNGPVTEGGEEEEEVEPYLLQTGTVNSMESSQSVPSMSISASSQSSSVNSLADASDDSSNEMAMMQEGEHTVTSNSSIIHRPTGQDNIYDDPYQPEMDQPQAPSAGRRRAFYRNRDHFATIRTASLVTRQIQEHEQGSALREQMSGYKRMRRQHQKQLMSLENKLKAEMDEHQLKLDKELENQRNTFSTEADKLAKKHQAILEKETKAALTEEKKFQQHILGQQKKELTSLLDSQKRQYRQRKEQLKEELSENQSTPKREKQEWLVRQKECLQQMQAEEEASLLRRQRQYYELQCRQYKRKMLLARHNLEQDLLREELNKKQTQKDLECAMLLRHHESTQELEFRQLGTMQRTRAELIRTQHQTELTNQMEYNKRREQELRQKHAMEVRQQPKSLKSKELQVKRQFQETCKIQTRQYKALRNHLLESTPKSDHKAVLKRLKEEQTRKLAILAEQYDHSINEMLSSQAVSKLRLDETQEAEYQVLRMQLQQELELLNAYQSKIKIHTDTQHEREVKDLEQRVSIRRALLEQRIEEEMLTLQNERSERIRTLLERQAHEIEAFDSESMRLGFSNMALTGIPAEAFNQGYPTPSPSSGSGGWPSRPVPRSGSHWSHSVQNSVTTPSWRSQNHGGGGFSRAESIASSHVLGRDGEMSKSRGHSSSHHQQHYLPQHYQHHQSTPQLYRDAHERDSRERERSREWVGGGGHYAHHSQGHHLSSHASSQSLALLPPPPPPPPIALSTSSPPSSTSSSSSSQGGYGGGGLSVRGPSLMALRNSPQPLRRTASGGPGGGGSDGGLTRSTSVTSHISNGSHLSYS; encoded by the exons ATGCCCTCGAATGCGCGGGCGGGCAATCTGAAGGACCCCGAGGTGGCTGATCTGTTCTGCAAAGATGACCCGGAGAAGCTGTTCACCGACCTCCGGGAGATTGGCCACGGGAGCTTTGGAGCGGTGTACTTT GCCCGAGATGTGCGCAACAATGAAGTGGTGGCCATCAAAAAGATGTCGTACAGCGGCAAGCAGACCAACGAG AAATGGCAGGACATCATCAAAGAGGTGAAGTTCCTGCAGAAGCTTCGCCACCCCAACACCATCGAGTACCTGGGCTGCTACCTGAAGGAGCACACGGCATGG CTGGTGATGGAGTATTGCCTCGGCTCGGCCTCAGACCTCCTTGAAG TTCACAAAAAGCCACTCCAGGAAGTAGAAATAGCTGCTATTACCCACGGTGCACTGCAGGGGTTGGCATATCTTCACTCTCACAATATGATTCACAG GGACGTGAAGGcaggaaacatcctgctgacGGAGCCGGGTCAGGTCAAACTGGGGGACTTTGGCTCCGCCTCCATCGTGTCTCCGGCCAACTCCTTTGTGGGGACGCCATACTG GATGGCTCCGGAGGTGATCTTGGCCATGGACGAGGGCCAGTACGACGGGAAGGTGGACGTCTGGTCCCTGGGCATCACCTGCATAGAGCTGG CGGAGAGGAAACCCCCCCTGTTCAACATGAATGCTATGAGTGCCTTATACCACATCGCTCAGAATGAAAGCCCCGTCCTGCAGTCCAATCACTG gtcCGATTCCTTCCGCAGTTTTGTCGACTCTTGCCTACAGAAGATTCCCCAGGACCGGCCTACCTCGGACGTGCTTCTCAAT CATCGCTTCTTATGCCACGAGCGCCCGCTGACTGTCGTCATGGACCTGATCGCACGCACCAAGGACGCAGTGAGGGAGCTCGACAACCTGCAGTACCGCAAGATGAAGAAGATCCTGTTCCAGGAAACCCAACAGAACGGCCCCGTCACCGAGGgaggcgaggaggaggag gagGTGGAGCCGTACCTGCTGCAGACGGGCACCGTTAACAGCATGGAGAGCTCCCAGTCTGTTCCCAGTATGTCCATCTCAGCCAGCTCTCAGAGCAGCTCGGTCAACAGCCTCGCCGACGCCTCCGACGACAGCAGCAACGAGATGGCCATGATGCAGGAGGGCGAGCACACGGTCACCTCCAACAGCTCCATCATCCACCGACCCACG ggtCAGGACAACATCTACGATGACCCGTACCAGCCAGAGATGGATCAGCCTCAGGCTCCTTCAGCTGGACGCCGGCGAGCCTTCTATCGAAACCGTGACCACTTTGCCACCATCCGCACGGCCTCTTTG GTGACCCGTCAGATCCAGGAACACGAGCAGGGCTCGGCGCTGCGTGAGCAGATGTCCGGCTACAAGCGCATGAGGCGGCAGCACCAAAAGCAGCTGATGAGCCTGGAAAACAAGCTGAAAGCGGAGATGGACGAGCATCAGCTGAAGCTGGACAAAGAGCTGGAGAACCAGAGGAACACGTTCTCCACAGAGGCCGACAAGCTGGCCAAGAAGCACCAGGCCATCCTGGAGAAGGAG ACGAAAGCTGCTCTGACGGAGGAGAAGAAGTTCCAGCAGCACATCCTGGGCCAGCAGAAGAAGGAACTCACCAGTTTACTGGACTCACAGAAACGCCAGTACCGCCAGCgcaaggagcagctgaaagag GAGCTGAGCGAGAACCAGTCGACTCCGAAGCGAGAGAAGCAGGAGTGGCTGGTCCGTCAGAAGGAGTGTCTGCAGCAGATGCAGGCGGAGGAGGAGGCCAGCCTGCTGCGGCGCCAGCGGCAGTACTACGAGCTGCAGTGCCGCCAGTACAAGAGGAAGATGCTGCTGGCTCGCCACAACCTGGAGCAGGACCTGCTCAGAGAG GAGCTGAATAAGAAGCAGACCCAGAAGGACCTGGAGTGCGCCATGCTGCTGCGGCACCACGAGTCCACCCAGGAGCTCGAGTTCAGGCAGCTGGGCACGATGCAGCGCACCCGGGCCGAGCTGATCCGAACGCAGCACCAGACCgagctgaccaatcagatggAGTACAACAAGCGGCGTGAGCAGGAGCTTCGGCAGAAGCACGCCATGGAGGTCCGGCAGCAGCCCAAGAGTCTCAAG tccaaaGAGCTGCAGGTCAAGCGTCAGTTCCAGGAGACCTGCAAGATCCAGACCCGTCAGTACAAAGCTCTGAGGAACCACCTGCTGGAGAGCACTCCAAAGTCCGACCACAAGGCCGTCCTCAAACGCCTCAAAGAGGAGCAAACACGTAAGCTGGCCATCCTGGCCGAGCAGTACGACCACTCCATCAACGAAATGCTGTCCTCTCAGGCTGTGAGTAAG CTGCGGCTGGATGAGACGCAGGAGGCCGAGTATCAGGTCCTCCGCatgcagctgcagcaggagcTCGAGCTGCTGAACGCCTACCAGAGCAAGATCAAGATCCACACGGACACGCAGCACGAGCGCGAGGTGAAGGACCTGGAGCAGAGGGTGTCGATCCGCCGGGCGCTGCTGGAGCAGAGG ATCGAGGAGGAGATGCTGACTCTGCAGAACGAGCGCTCCGAGCGAATCCGGACGCTGCTCGAGCGCCAGGCTCACGAGATTGAGGCCTTCGACTCGGAGAGCATGCGTCTGGGCTTCAGCAACATGGCGCTGACCGGCATCCCGGCAGAGGCCTTCAACCAGGGCTACCCGACCCCCAGCCCGTCCTCGGGCTCCGGCGGCTGGCCGTCGCGGCCCGTACCGCGCTCCGGCAGCCATTGGAGCCACAGCGTGCAGAACTCTGTGACGACTCCATCCTGGCGCAGCCAGAATCACGGCGGTGGAGGCTTCAGCCGTGCCGAGTCCATCGCCTCGTCCCACGTCCTTGGCAGGGATGGCGAGATGAGCAAGAGCCGGGGCCACTCCTCCTCCCATCACCAGCAGCACTACCTCCCCCAGCACTATCAACACCACCAGAGCACGCCGCAGCTCTACCGCGATGCCCACGAGCGCGACTCCAGGGAGCGGGAGCGCTCCAGGGAGTGGGTGGGAGGAGGTGGCCACTACGCCCATCACTCCCAGGGCCACCACCTCTCCTCCCACGCCTCCTCGCAGTCCCTGGCCCTCCTGCCTCCGCCACCTCCGCCTCCTCCCATCGccctctccacctcctcccctccctcctccacctcctcctcctcttcctcacaggGCGGCTACGGCGGCGGCGGTCTGAGTGTCAGGGGCCCCAGCCTGATGGCGCTCAGGAACAGCCCTCAGCCGCTGAGGCGGACAGCCTCCGGAGGGCCAGGCGGCGGGGGGAGCGACGGCGGGTTGACCCGGAGCACATCGGTCACCTCGCACATCTCCAACGGCTCTCACCTCTCCTACTCGTGA
- the taok2a gene encoding serine/threonine-protein kinase TAO2 isoform X3, whose amino-acid sequence MPSNARAGNLKDPEVADLFCKDDPEKLFTDLREIGHGSFGAVYFARDVRNNEVVAIKKMSYSGKQTNEKWQDIIKEVKFLQKLRHPNTIEYLGCYLKEHTAWLVMEYCLGSASDLLEVHKKPLQEVEIAAITHGALQGLAYLHSHNMIHRDVKAGNILLTEPGQVKLGDFGSASIVSPANSFVGTPYWMAPEVILAMDEGQYDGKVDVWSLGITCIELAERKPPLFNMNAMSALYHIAQNESPVLQSNHWSDSFRSFVDSCLQKIPQDRPTSDVLLNHRFLCHERPLTVVMDLIARTKDAVRELDNLQYRKMKKILFQETQQNGPVTEGGEEEEEVEPYLLQTGTVNSMESSQSVPSMSISASSQSSSVNSLADASDDSSNEMAMMQEGEHTVTSNSSIIHRPTGQDNIYDDPYQPEMDQPQAPSAGRRRAFYRNRDHFATIRTASLVTRQIQEHEQGSALREQMSGYKRMRRQHQKQLMSLENKLKAEMDEHQLKLDKELENQRNTFSTEADKLAKKHQAILEKETKAALTEEKKFQQHILGQQKKELTSLLDSQKRQYRQRKEQLKEELSENQSTPKREKQEWLVRQKECLQQMQAEEEASLLRRQRQYYELQCRQYKRKMLLARHNLEQDLLREELNKKQTQKDLECAMLLRHHESTQELEFRQLGTMQRTRAELIRTQHQTELTNQMEYNKRREQELRQKHAMEVRQQPKSLKSKELQVKRQFQETCKIQTRQYKALRNHLLESTPKSDHKAVLKRLKEEQTRKLAILAEQYDHSINEMLSSQALRLDETQEAEYQVLRMQLQQELELLNAYQSKIKIHTDTQHEREVKDLEQRVSIRRALLEQRIEEEMLTLQNERSERIRTLLERQAHEIEAFDSESMRLGFSNMALTGIPAEAFNQGYPTPSPSSGSGGWPSRPVPRSGSHWSHSVQNSVTTPSWRSQNHGGGGFSRAESIASSHVLGRDGEMSKSRGHSSSHHQQHYLPQHYQHHQSTPQLYRDAHERDSRERERSREWVGGGGHYAHHSQGHHLSSHASSQSLALLPPPPPPPPIALSTSSPPSSTSSSSSSQGGYGGGGLSVRGPSLMALRNSPQPLRRTASGGPGGGGSDGGLTRSTSVTSHISNGSHLSYS is encoded by the exons ATGCCCTCGAATGCGCGGGCGGGCAATCTGAAGGACCCCGAGGTGGCTGATCTGTTCTGCAAAGATGACCCGGAGAAGCTGTTCACCGACCTCCGGGAGATTGGCCACGGGAGCTTTGGAGCGGTGTACTTT GCCCGAGATGTGCGCAACAATGAAGTGGTGGCCATCAAAAAGATGTCGTACAGCGGCAAGCAGACCAACGAG AAATGGCAGGACATCATCAAAGAGGTGAAGTTCCTGCAGAAGCTTCGCCACCCCAACACCATCGAGTACCTGGGCTGCTACCTGAAGGAGCACACGGCATGG CTGGTGATGGAGTATTGCCTCGGCTCGGCCTCAGACCTCCTTGAAG TTCACAAAAAGCCACTCCAGGAAGTAGAAATAGCTGCTATTACCCACGGTGCACTGCAGGGGTTGGCATATCTTCACTCTCACAATATGATTCACAG GGACGTGAAGGcaggaaacatcctgctgacGGAGCCGGGTCAGGTCAAACTGGGGGACTTTGGCTCCGCCTCCATCGTGTCTCCGGCCAACTCCTTTGTGGGGACGCCATACTG GATGGCTCCGGAGGTGATCTTGGCCATGGACGAGGGCCAGTACGACGGGAAGGTGGACGTCTGGTCCCTGGGCATCACCTGCATAGAGCTGG CGGAGAGGAAACCCCCCCTGTTCAACATGAATGCTATGAGTGCCTTATACCACATCGCTCAGAATGAAAGCCCCGTCCTGCAGTCCAATCACTG gtcCGATTCCTTCCGCAGTTTTGTCGACTCTTGCCTACAGAAGATTCCCCAGGACCGGCCTACCTCGGACGTGCTTCTCAAT CATCGCTTCTTATGCCACGAGCGCCCGCTGACTGTCGTCATGGACCTGATCGCACGCACCAAGGACGCAGTGAGGGAGCTCGACAACCTGCAGTACCGCAAGATGAAGAAGATCCTGTTCCAGGAAACCCAACAGAACGGCCCCGTCACCGAGGgaggcgaggaggaggag gagGTGGAGCCGTACCTGCTGCAGACGGGCACCGTTAACAGCATGGAGAGCTCCCAGTCTGTTCCCAGTATGTCCATCTCAGCCAGCTCTCAGAGCAGCTCGGTCAACAGCCTCGCCGACGCCTCCGACGACAGCAGCAACGAGATGGCCATGATGCAGGAGGGCGAGCACACGGTCACCTCCAACAGCTCCATCATCCACCGACCCACG ggtCAGGACAACATCTACGATGACCCGTACCAGCCAGAGATGGATCAGCCTCAGGCTCCTTCAGCTGGACGCCGGCGAGCCTTCTATCGAAACCGTGACCACTTTGCCACCATCCGCACGGCCTCTTTG GTGACCCGTCAGATCCAGGAACACGAGCAGGGCTCGGCGCTGCGTGAGCAGATGTCCGGCTACAAGCGCATGAGGCGGCAGCACCAAAAGCAGCTGATGAGCCTGGAAAACAAGCTGAAAGCGGAGATGGACGAGCATCAGCTGAAGCTGGACAAAGAGCTGGAGAACCAGAGGAACACGTTCTCCACAGAGGCCGACAAGCTGGCCAAGAAGCACCAGGCCATCCTGGAGAAGGAG ACGAAAGCTGCTCTGACGGAGGAGAAGAAGTTCCAGCAGCACATCCTGGGCCAGCAGAAGAAGGAACTCACCAGTTTACTGGACTCACAGAAACGCCAGTACCGCCAGCgcaaggagcagctgaaagag GAGCTGAGCGAGAACCAGTCGACTCCGAAGCGAGAGAAGCAGGAGTGGCTGGTCCGTCAGAAGGAGTGTCTGCAGCAGATGCAGGCGGAGGAGGAGGCCAGCCTGCTGCGGCGCCAGCGGCAGTACTACGAGCTGCAGTGCCGCCAGTACAAGAGGAAGATGCTGCTGGCTCGCCACAACCTGGAGCAGGACCTGCTCAGAGAG GAGCTGAATAAGAAGCAGACCCAGAAGGACCTGGAGTGCGCCATGCTGCTGCGGCACCACGAGTCCACCCAGGAGCTCGAGTTCAGGCAGCTGGGCACGATGCAGCGCACCCGGGCCGAGCTGATCCGAACGCAGCACCAGACCgagctgaccaatcagatggAGTACAACAAGCGGCGTGAGCAGGAGCTTCGGCAGAAGCACGCCATGGAGGTCCGGCAGCAGCCCAAGAGTCTCAAG tccaaaGAGCTGCAGGTCAAGCGTCAGTTCCAGGAGACCTGCAAGATCCAGACCCGTCAGTACAAAGCTCTGAGGAACCACCTGCTGGAGAGCACTCCAAAGTCCGACCACAAGGCCGTCCTCAAACGCCTCAAAGAGGAGCAAACACGTAAGCTGGCCATCCTGGCCGAGCAGTACGACCACTCCATCAACGAAATGCTGTCCTCTCAGGCT CTGCGGCTGGATGAGACGCAGGAGGCCGAGTATCAGGTCCTCCGCatgcagctgcagcaggagcTCGAGCTGCTGAACGCCTACCAGAGCAAGATCAAGATCCACACGGACACGCAGCACGAGCGCGAGGTGAAGGACCTGGAGCAGAGGGTGTCGATCCGCCGGGCGCTGCTGGAGCAGAGG ATCGAGGAGGAGATGCTGACTCTGCAGAACGAGCGCTCCGAGCGAATCCGGACGCTGCTCGAGCGCCAGGCTCACGAGATTGAGGCCTTCGACTCGGAGAGCATGCGTCTGGGCTTCAGCAACATGGCGCTGACCGGCATCCCGGCAGAGGCCTTCAACCAGGGCTACCCGACCCCCAGCCCGTCCTCGGGCTCCGGCGGCTGGCCGTCGCGGCCCGTACCGCGCTCCGGCAGCCATTGGAGCCACAGCGTGCAGAACTCTGTGACGACTCCATCCTGGCGCAGCCAGAATCACGGCGGTGGAGGCTTCAGCCGTGCCGAGTCCATCGCCTCGTCCCACGTCCTTGGCAGGGATGGCGAGATGAGCAAGAGCCGGGGCCACTCCTCCTCCCATCACCAGCAGCACTACCTCCCCCAGCACTATCAACACCACCAGAGCACGCCGCAGCTCTACCGCGATGCCCACGAGCGCGACTCCAGGGAGCGGGAGCGCTCCAGGGAGTGGGTGGGAGGAGGTGGCCACTACGCCCATCACTCCCAGGGCCACCACCTCTCCTCCCACGCCTCCTCGCAGTCCCTGGCCCTCCTGCCTCCGCCACCTCCGCCTCCTCCCATCGccctctccacctcctcccctccctcctccacctcctcctcctcttcctcacaggGCGGCTACGGCGGCGGCGGTCTGAGTGTCAGGGGCCCCAGCCTGATGGCGCTCAGGAACAGCCCTCAGCCGCTGAGGCGGACAGCCTCCGGAGGGCCAGGCGGCGGGGGGAGCGACGGCGGGTTGACCCGGAGCACATCGGTCACCTCGCACATCTCCAACGGCTCTCACCTCTCCTACTCGTGA
- the cdipt gene encoding CDP-diacylglycerol--inositol 3-phosphatidyltransferase — protein sequence METENIFLFVPNLIGYARVVLALISFFLMPCCPWPAVFCYLLSALLDAFDGHAARALNQSTKFGAMLDMLTDRCATMCLLVNLSLLYPSYTFPFQLSMCLDIASHWLHLHSSTVKGSASHKTIDLSGNAILRLYYTSKPVLFVMCAGNELFFCLLYVLYHIEEPAGWLYWLQGLCGIICLLKSGISVLHLITASQNMAAMDAAEREKASKMK from the exons ATGGAGACGGAGAACATTTTCCTCTTCGTTCCTAATTTAATCG GTTACGCCCGGGTGGTGCTGGCCCTGATCTCCTTCTTCCTGATGCCCTGCTGCCCGTGGCCGGCCGTCTTCTGTTACCTGCTCAGCGCTCTGCTGGATGCCTTTGACGGCCATGCAGCGCGAGCGCTCAATCAGT CCACTAAGTTCGGCGCCATGTTGGACATGCTGACTGACCGCTGCGCCACCATGTGTCTGCTGGTCAACCTATCCCTGCTCTACCCCTCCTACACCTTTCCGTTCCAGCTCAGCATGTGTCTGGACATCGCCAGCCACTGGCTGCACCTGCACAG CTCGACTGTAAAGGGATCAGCGAGTCATAAAACCATTGACCTCTCTGGGAACGCCATCCTACGCCTCTACTACACCTCCAAG CCAGTCCTGTTTGTGATGTGCGCCGGGAACGAgctcttcttctgcttgctcTACGTTCTCTATCACATCGAGGAGCCAGCAG GCTGGCTCTACTGGCTGCAGGGGCTCTGCGGGATCATCTGCCTGCTCAAGTCCGGCATCAGCGTCCTGCACCTCATCACCGCCTCCCAGAACATGGCCGCCATGGATGCTGCCGAGCGGGAGAAGGCCTCGAAGATGAAGTAA